The genome window CAGAAGACAGTTCTGCACTGGCTTCAGCATTGTTCTCATCATGTTCATCATGTTCATTCTCTGTTGGAGGAATAACTGGcgggggaggaggtggaggaggagcagacATCACAGATTTCAGttcttctttggttttttccaaGTCCTCTTGTGCTGCAAAAGCCTAAATATAGTAAAGAgtatttagcattttaaaaaattatttatgaattttcagaaaaatgatgTTTTCTGACACACAGAAACTGTCCTTTATAAATGACACTACAAGCTTAAgcactgaaaatttttaaataggaaTGCAGGGTAAAAAAAGACATGACTCAAAACCAGCTGTACTGCCCAGCTATTTCCAGCAGTAGACAAGAGAAGGATGAGAGAGTAGGGCAGTTATACTGATTGCTTTAGAGCGCTCCTAGCCTCCTGAAATTTGAGGCTCGGGGACTTCCTAAATCAAAGGTAATGTCTCCAAATTTCATATTCAACCAGAATTTGTTCATCACTTTTTAAATCTGTCCACACAAGCAGTATTCACATCCCACAGCTAATTGcagattttgagaaaaaaatactattttgctTTAAACTGTTGTCCAGTTGCCTTTGATGTGCCTTTGTTACTGTTCTGGTTTGTCTTTTCACCACGACTCATGATTTTATACACCACCCCCCTgaggtgttttcttttccaacacAAAGCTCCAACCGATTTCATCGCCATACATAAGGAAACCATTTCAAATCTTTGACCATACCTTTGATGAGAATTTCCCCCCATCATGACTATTTAATATGAAGAAATTAGCTAAATAGAAGTATAGGCTGGCTTCAGTAGACTGGAGAACAAAAACCTTTAAGAAAGGCTTCTCTGAAGCCTACGGGGAAAGGGAGAGATTCAACCCCATGGACTTCCAGTGGGATTTCCATGCTCATTTCCCTTAGTTTCTTTGAAGTTCTGACTTCACACAGCATGAGCTCATTACTTTGTGCTGCCATTCTGAggcttcctcttctttttttttcttggcctcCTCTAGAAGTGCAATCTTGGCAGTGAATTCAGCAAGTTCTGCTGcctgaaacaaacaaatcaaataGAAGTTTTAATTTGGCATCATTTTGGTTGTGCAGTGGAAGAAAGCAGAGCCTTTGCTGTGATCCGACTTGAAAAGAGTACCATCCATCACTTCTCTGCtaaaaaccaaaattttaaGCATACATGACAGAGGGAATGAGTCTATAACTCTTGCCAGATGGAAataagtcaaaaaaaaaaaaaaaaaattgtctttgcACTTCCAAAGCCTGGTGGAAAAGAGCAAGCTGTAGTTACAAACCAGCATTTAGGGCTATTTCAGTTTAATACAATTTTAATAGTTCCACCAATAAGATTATAATTCTGGACCACATTCTCAGTATTATTAAGCTAAATCTTGCCTTCAGAATTGTGTCCTACGTTTACAGAAAATCGAAAGCTGTTTTACAGTTGAGAAATCATTTGTTCTATTTTCATGCCTTTCTCAGTTATTACATGCAAATCTTGATTTAGAAGTAGTCTAGCACAGAATTTGAGAAGATACTGTAAATGCTGGAAACagaggcaaaaaaccccacccactgaccccccaaaaaacccttcAAAACCCCAAACTACAGTGTCACCaactcaccaccaccaccaccaccaagctTCAGAACAGACCTGCCTCAGAGAACAGGCTTCCCAGTGGACTGCAGAAGGAAGCTACTCTTGTTCTTAGCTGAATAAGCCTGACACTATTAGAAGGAGAATGTAATAAGTGTTGTCACTCTGAAATGTCCACTTCATTTAATTTCCTACAGCTCTGGGGTTCTATTTTTTACTTGCAAAAACTGGCAAATCCAATGCAGTTTTCTAAAAAAGTTCTCATGACAATCCGTAACAGTATTTTCCATACTTTTACATGTGTTTCAATATGCTTAGCCATTTGACAAAACAGATATAATCAAGAATAAAGGCTAAATTCTCAATTATCTTTTCCAACTTGTTTCAAAAGGTTTAAATAGGGTTAAAGCTTCTTACTAGCTGCTCCTGGTTCTTCATCTGATCAGCTGCCTGCTTGGCTAGAGCAGCTTTAGCTTCCTCAGCTGCTCGACGCTCTTTTTCCAGCCGCTCTGCTTCCTCTTTTGCACGCTTTCGTTCTTGATCCAGTTCTAGAGCTCTCCTAGTCTGCTCCTCTAGCTCTGCCAAAAGGAACGTTTGCAGATAAGGTATTACTACCTAGCTCTTCCTCATACATAACACAGATAACAACTGTAACACACTTAAAATAACGTAGAAAGATGACAAAGACTTACAAGGCTGCCTCAAGCTATGAAGAGCTGTTGAGCATGTTACCTGAAGCTATGCTCTGTGCTTGAttccctccatccccagcaaGACATACTTTGGATATACTTCATCTCACCTGACAGTTATCACAGcccagcatttcagaaaattaatcacCTCACTGATAAAAGTAAACACCCAAATACATGTACATGTATTTGTACGTATATGCACATATGCCCTCACTCTTACTACTAAGGAGACTTTATATACATTGAATCATACTCTTTCAGTAAAAGAGCAAGCCCCTCTTCTATTCTATTGAAATGCCTGACAAAGACTCCTTAATGCAACTTAGGCAATTTAGGCACGTGCCTCCAGCACAATGGTCTAAGACCCATTGGAAGGGTCAGAAAAACTCTGTAGAACAGAGCCAAAAAgatgcaaacaggaaaatttcAGATCAAGGGAGAGATAATATTTGTCTAGCTGCCTGGTTAGCAAAATACTGCAATCTAAAGGGCAGAACAACCTTGAGTGAAATAGGACGTAGTAATAATCTACCAGTTCTGCAAGGTAAGATTTGCACAGGCAAAATACATTCCTCTGATGTGCAAAATGAAGTGACTATGAAAAAAACTCCTCCTGAAGTTCCTTGCTGACTTTAATGACAAATTTTCCACTATGTTTTTGTCTAGGCACAGCTGCCATAGATTCCTTCACCAGAAAACCTAAACAACTGCTCAGTTAATGGAACGATCCATTTACCCTTCACCACAGGCTTTAATACCATAAAAGCTCCTCCCCAGGTATGCTGACACATGCTTAATCTTTACACTTGTAGTTTTAAGTACGTCTCGTGTAATCAATAttcttccatttgtttctgAGGTCTATGACTTCAGTTACAAAATTAAACGAACGGTATTACAAGTATGTGGAGTTGTACTAAAGCAGTACTtagcaaatgaaataaaatgcataaatgtttaaaaatgctaCTCAAAATCTTTCTGTGAAGATGGAGAACATGTAACTACCAAGTCAACTAAAGAATGCAGACATCATTTATATAAACCCTTTTCCATATGTGAATAGAAAGCTAAAAAGACCAGCAACACATAAACATTATATATTGAATCAGAAGTTACGCTATATCGCTTACAGAAGTTATGAGAAAGCATATATATCGTTAAACCTTTAGAATCACCCTGACACTGTTTTGTGCTGAACTAAATAGCTCTCACTTAAACAATTCCAAGGCACAGTTCACGTGTTACCTGTCTGGATGTGTCCAACCTGTTCTGcactgaaagactgaaaaatgcaggggcagagctggagaacaGTGCCAGGCACATGTTATTTATGTGCACAGGTTTAGTCAGTAATTCCCTCTATAATGCCTGAAGCCAACAGTTATGAacatgagaggaaaaaaacttttatgaAGGTGAACCCAAcctgaagcaaaacaagaacATGGAGAGGAGCgactgggaaggagcagcagcagggactcTATGGGGTGGTTCAACACAGAGCTGTGATTGGTGAAACCACATTAATTCACTAAAAACTGACaagattttagttttaaaattctcaAGACTTATAAGGGAATAGGAAAATGAAGGAACAACCCAAATGAAAAGTTAAATTCAACAAAATCctaaaaggaaatactttgaATTTTCCTCTCCAATTTCCCTGTTCCCTCCAGCTCCAGGTTTTCAGCACTTCAAGCACTTCATAATTCTGAGTTGAACTGTGTAAacattcatttcctttttattagaGTGAAACTTTTGCTATATTTGTAATATAAAACCAATTCCtaacatacacacatatacatgcatACCATCTCATAACtcttaacactgaaaaataatctctCAAATAATACACCACTAAATTCTTGTTATtattagtaaaataaataaataaaacacaaaaagcaacaaaaacccacacataCCAGCAGAACTGTGGAACTGAACTAAATATTGTTATCAGATATAAGAAATCCAGGACCAGTAAGAGCTCACCTTTCTGAGCTTTCATTGTTTGTTCCTCGATTTGTCTTAAGCGTTCCattaattcttccttttcacgctctattctttccttttctttttctgccatctccctctttttcttctcattttctaattgtgccctgaaaaaaaaaatagtaaaagttTTTCTAACCTCAGATTAAATTCTAGTCTAAGGATGCTAGTAGCCTGTTTTTCAGTTTACTCAACTACAGCAGAAGCACGTTATTTTAAGTGTTTCAAATTCTGTTTACAATGCAAGAACCACCAAATTTCTGcttcaaaatactttgcatAAAACCAATTTATGAACAGAATTGATTAGCAACATTGGTTATGGTTCGACCAGGTAAATCCACAATTATACCTGCATTTTAGACATGATGTTCCATCTGGACTAGAAATggtaacagtattttttaaaatatacaaaaggTAAGCCATGACATTCTGAACTTGCTTTAAACGTTCACCCGTAGAGTATAAATGTCCCTAAGGATCAAGCAACAGAGTTAAGCCTGTTTCACAAAAACATGAGAAACAAGGGTACAGCTACTATTACTATGCTGAAAGCTCAAAACCGATACCGCTTTCTATTAAGACAGGTGAGCCAAGCCACTCCACAAGCCTGCTCAcatattacagaaagaaaagcagctcttttttCTAGAATGCCAAGATGTCTGATATTCTATGACTTAGTTTTCTTAAAAGGgtagaagaatttttttctctttcacgGAAGTTTGTTAATTACCTTTCCAATTGTTTCTGATGTTTCTCCTCTCTAGCTTGGGCCTTCATCTGTTGCACTTCAATTGTATCAggtttcctcctcctcatgtACAATTCATGATTTCCCATACACAGTGCCAAAATTCGCTTGTTAATTCTCAGTCGGGGTgcataaaaaacaaaatcctagcaaaaataatttcagcaaatCCATTAATCTAAAAATACAGTTGTGACAAGATTCAAACCATTACTGcatgcttgcattttttaaatttaaacttaaaagtattttgacaTTCATCCTCTGAGCAATCCAACACCATAATCTATACATCTAGTTACTGTCAGGAACTTGCAAGATAAATTCAAAATTACACCTGGATGCCTCCTTGTGGaggttaaataaaaattatcttttgtaAACTAGCTACACTTCTGAAAAAGTAAGACTGTTCTCTACTCTTACTTCTGAAGAGTTTTGACCTAGAAAGTCTCATGAAATGTGCCCctgtaatacaaaaaaaagaaaaatataggtGGGAGGCCAGAGAATTTAGCATCTTTTCAACACAACACGAAATATTAAttgacttaaattttaaaaaaaagcagcaatctTAAAAGTATCAACCagaatgaagacagaaaataaacatgacaTGACAATACTTcgaaaataaaaatatccttttgctttctgactATTCTACCAATTAGAATAATAAAtggcacaaaaaaaatatactcATGCCATAATACCAGAGCAAGTCCCTGCAGGCTTAAATCTTTTCATATACTAAGGCATACTATTCTACACACTACTTACAGGGGCCTTTTTGTCAATTGGCTTTATGACAAATTTTTTGTCGTTAAAAGAGATGTTTCTTATTTCACTCCAAGGGAAACCAATCTTGGGTGTCAGccttcaaagagaaaaagttCTCATTAGAAGCACTGAAgatatgcattttatttacatCTACTAAATCTTAACTCTGCACCATTTTCACTATCACCCTCAGTTACATTTACAAAACTTAACAACCATTCAAGCATATTTTGCTAGacttttttcttggtttttttacacCTTATTCCATCAAACAAATATAAACTACATGGCACTGTAACAGAAGAAACTTTTATTTGTGACTTATTTTACTACCATTTAATAGATGCAAAACATCATAATCATGTACTGATTCTTTATAAGCTATTGATAATTctattttcaattaaaagaatatttaaatttgaGAAAAGTTACAACATTTCAAAGACTAAATTAAATTAGCCTTCAGCAATGTTGTACTTTATTTAAACTCAGATGCAAGATATGTGTTATTACATTTCTAAAGTTCAAGTTAAATGTGTTTCCCCTGCAtctcaaataaaataaattcagttcgGAAACTATTACAGTGTTACACAACAACTGCGTAACTGTAAATATTTCTCTCTATGAGCACAGAAAGTTTTTTCAATTCATATTATCTTAATTGCAAGCATTAGGGAAAGTTTAAGCATTTAATTGCTAACTATCAGGAGTTAAAGAATACTAAAATTGGTTGATTGTTCATCTGATCTGaatgctttctgaatatttccttttttcaggaGTTATATTGCCATCTAATGGCAATTAAGGCTTAGAGAATTTTGTTACAGAGTATATATACATTGAAGAACATTAAGTTTCAGTTCAGTTGACAGGTGTTATCTGGGTTTTGACATATCATGTTTTAACTTCAAATCACTGTGAAAGGACTGTTGATATCAGATGTTATTAACAAgtgtttggaaagaaacaaaagaataagTTTGTTGTTCTGTTCTCAGATTCTTCAGATTTTGTACATTTCACCTTTACCTCTCTTCAAGTAGCACAGAATGTTTGATCTCTTTATCAGGACACAAGATTAATCTATTTTCTTTGATGTCTAAAAGCTTTCACCTCATAGGTTTTCATGCTCTAACAGCTATAACTCTATTTACtgcttttacaaaatgtttctcATTAAATATGTTGCTCAGCTTCTCAATGTCCTTTTCATCGTGACTGAAAAGAAAGTCTTGAGGGAAGGAAAGGTACAGAAAGAAGCCATATAAAGATGGTCTAGCTACCATATAGCCATATTAAGCAACATAAAATTCAGTTTACACAGAActgctcttcctttcccttcttttgcaTCTGTATTTAATGTTCAAGATTCAAATACTCTGGCAGTTAACATCTatatctttttgtattttttacgTAGATTAGAAGGTCTTTGAGAATCTGTTTTGCTAGATGTTATTTAACACACAATAGGGTGGTTTTTCTGTAATCTCAGATAGAACCTCCTAGGACAGAACTGCAAAATTAGTATTAGCCACTTACTTATCATCATGCTCATAAATATTCAGACCCAAAGCATCAACTCCTAGCCACAATTCagttccttttttattctttatttcaaaatagttGACTCCATACATTTCCAAGTCTTGTGCTATCTTAAGGTATTCCATCATAGAATCTTCCctgatgaaagaagaaaaaaatggcataGTGTAGAAAAATCAAAAGTACATTGCAGGAATAAGGGAACTGCAGAATAACTAGTGTAAAATTTGGTTTGTAATTACATCTCTCTTTGAAATTCACACGTACATTGACTCAAGCTACTTATAGAGCTCTACAGTGTAATACCAAAGTACAGTCCAATCATCACACTTTGTCTTTTCACCTTGTGAGCAAAGGAAATactaaatatgttttaaaaggcaGACAACTGTGGTCAAAGGCACTTGACAACCTTACCAGAAATCATGTAAGTAAGCCAATAACCTAATTGGAATCTCAAACCTCACTGAAGCTTTCATGGAAGTTTTTGATAACCGCCTACCCCGGTCAAAGTAAAAGCAAGCAGTTGCCAAATAAAATATGCCACCTCCCCAAATACATcccaataataataaaaacccttAAAGGTCTTGGAACATTTTTTACATAATTACCTTAACATTCCTCTGTGCTCTTCGTGCCAGTTTTGTATCCTTTCTTCCCACTGTTCTTTTGTCAGTTTGTGCTGTTCTAACACCCTGTGAATAGAAGTTGCTGCTAGTAAATGACAATGACAACAAATTTAGTATCTTAAAGTTACAAAAAGAAGTTTGGTTATGCAGCATAACACATGCTTTAATGGAATAAACTTGAACATGTCTTCCTATATGCTGCTCATCTTTTTAACCCAGACAAACACAGAAACTTTGAATATCAACAAATACGCTCTTACAATTGTGTGaaatcacttcttttttcaTGGTATTCTGAACTCTTTGTAATGTAGAAGTCATACCATGGTGTATCTCAACTCTCAGTAAAGTCATGAAATCTAGTATGTTTGGAACACCTGAAAATGCAGGCCTATAAAATCCTTATAAGACAATGGTGCATATTAATCTCTAGGTATGCATAGAT of Falco cherrug isolate bFalChe1 chromosome 2, bFalChe1.pri, whole genome shotgun sequence contains these proteins:
- the RDX gene encoding radixin, with translation MPKPINVRVTTMDAELEFAIQPNTTGKQLFDQVVKTVGLREVWFFGLQYVDSKGYSTWLKLNKKVTQQDVRKENPLQFKFRAKFFPEDVSEELIQEITQRLFFLQVKEAILNDEIYCPPETAVLLASYAVQSKYGDYSKEIHKLGYLANDRLLPQRVLEQHKLTKEQWEERIQNWHEEHRGMLREDSMMEYLKIAQDLEMYGVNYFEIKNKKGTELWLGVDALGLNIYEHDDKLTPKIGFPWSEIRNISFNDKKFVIKPIDKKAPDFVFYAPRLRINKRILALCMGNHELYMRRRKPDTIEVQQMKAQAREEKHQKQLERAQLENEKKKREMAEKEKERIEREKEELMERLRQIEEQTMKAQKELEEQTRRALELDQERKRAKEEAERLEKERRAAEEAKAALAKQAADQMKNQEQLAAELAEFTAKIALLEEAKKKKEEEASEWQHKAFAAQEDLEKTKEELKSVMSAPPPPPPPPVIPPTENEHDEHDENNAEASAELSSDGVMNHRSEEERVTETQKNERVKKQLQALSSELAQARDETKKTQNDVLHAENVKAGRDKYKTLRQIRQGNTKQRIDEFEAM